In one window of Eleutherodactylus coqui strain aEleCoq1 chromosome 10, aEleCoq1.hap1, whole genome shotgun sequence DNA:
- the LOC136581150 gene encoding interferon lambda-2-like, whose protein sequence is MDIRLVVFSILLLAVTANPLRRPCRMSRYKSVSSDDMTVIKELQNEHEKNMSTDAIKCYRRMMRHKPSVCDLTPSDRLIVTLKRVSVTVDVLENMSTSGAADPGSQSLRIFLQLRDDLMICMKVSPGFHTIPSKQLKPWLHHLQHFMDEASPQCLQDAVLLSLISLMVEDVGCWAHGKKLQGSFTEDP, encoded by the exons ATGGACATCAGACTGGTGGTCTTCAGTATTCTACTTCTGGCAGTGACCGCAAATCCACTCAGGAGACCCTGCCGGATGTCCAGATATAAATCAGTATCTTCTGATGACATGACGGTGATCAAGGAGCTGCAGAATGAGCAT GAGAAGAACATGTCCACCGATGCCATTAAATGCTACagaaggatgatgagacacaagcCGTCTGTATGTGATCTAACG CCCAGCGATCGTCTCATCGTGACCTTGAAAAGAGTGTCAGTAACAGTTGATGTTCTGGAAAACATGTCCACATCTGGGGCTGCTGATCCTGGATCCCAGTCACTCAGGATCTTCCTTCAGTTGAGAGATGATCTCATGATCTGT ATG AAAGTGTCCCCAGGATTCCATACGATTCCCTCTAAGCAGCTGAAGCCATGGCTGCACCATCTCCAGCATTTTATGGACGAG GCATCTCCACAATGTCTCCAGGATGCCGTGTTACTCAGCCTCATCTCATTAATGGTAGAAGATGTTGGATGTTGGGCTCATGGGAAGAAACTACAAGGAAGTTTCACGGAAGATCCATAA